Proteins from a genomic interval of Neoarius graeffei isolate fNeoGra1 chromosome 24, fNeoGra1.pri, whole genome shotgun sequence:
- the LOC132872103 gene encoding atypical chemokine receptor 2-like, which translates to MQQLNSSSSSLTTPVSTANLIASIVLAICFILGVPGNIAVVVRLAGWIKEGSFTPILMLSLAISDLLTLLSLPVWIWTLLHHWVFGVVLCKLLSYLVYLSLYSGILCVVLMSVQRYMQVLHPQKWNKLGKKGKKILLFGIWILSAVLSSYALVQRTVRPNREGHFQCKRSYQNSIERVATLIWEIIIFLVLFPTLTYFYFHLHQGVNNSAFFSSQSLTKLVTRIVACFFIFWFPLVISNIVLIIAVLLWNDRLLRSAESADNITAALAFINSCVNPFLYAFSARAVQEHGTGTENTDVGGMMVFMNSH; encoded by the coding sequence ATGCAGCAACTCAACTCATCCAGCAGCTCACTCACCACTCCTGTCTCAACTGCAAACCTGATTGCCAGTATTGTTCTGGCAATTTGCTTCATACTGGGAGTCCCTGGGAATATTGCTGTAGTGGTACGTCTGGCTGGATGGATAAAGGAAGGCAGTTTCACCCCGATACTGATGCTAAGCCTGGCCATATCAGATCTGCTCACTCTGCTTTCTCTGCCAGTTTGGATTTGGACTCTTCTTCATCACTGGGTCTTTGGCGTGGTCCTGTGTAAGCTTCTCTCCTATTTGGTGTACTTAAGCCTGTACAGTGGCATACTATGTGTGGTTTTGATGAGCGTTCAGCGATATATGCAAGTGCTGCATCCTCAGAAATGGAACAAGCTTGGCAAGAAAGGAAAGAAGATCCTCTTGTTTGGAATTTGGATCTTGAGTGCAGTACTATCGTCCTATGCTCTTGTACAACGCACTGTAAGACCAAACAGGGAAGGACACTTTCAGTGCAAGCGAAGCTACCAGAACAGTATTGAAAGAGTGGCTACTTTAATCTGGGAGATTATAATATTTCTGGTTTTATTCCCCACACTGACTTACTTCTACTTTCATCTTCACCAAGGAGTTAATAACTCAGCTTTCTTTAGCAGTCAATCATTGACAAAGCTCGTGACCAGAATTGTGGcctgtttctttattttttggttCCCGTTAGTCATCTCCAATATTGTGCTCATCATTGCTGTGTTGCTTTGGAATGACCGTCTGTTAAGATCTGCAGAATCTGCTGACAATATTACTGCAGCTTTGGCTTTCATTAACAGTTGTGTGAACCCCTTCCTGTACGCTTTCTCTGCTCGGGCTGTACAGGAACATGGAACTGGAACAGAAAATACTGATGTTGGAGGTATGATGGTGTTTATGAATTCTCACTGA